The genomic interval AGAACATTAAAGATAATTTTTCTGTCACTTGTTTTTTAATACTAAGTGATAGAAAAGTTATTTATTCTAAACATTAAATTAAAATAGCTCTTTTCCTTCTGATAAAAAAAAGTACTTTTATCGCTATTTTAATTCCATATATGAAACCATTCAAATTTAAAGAGTTTACCGTTCATCAAGATAAAACAGCCATGAAAGTTGGTACTGATGGCGTTTTATTAGGCGCTTGGTGTTCTGTTGATGATTATCCGGATACTATTTTAGATATTGGTGCTGGTACAGGCGTTATTTCTTTAATGATTGCGCAGCGTTCGGACGCTATGACAATTGATGCTGTAGAGATTGATGAAAATGCATATGAACAAACAGTAGCTAATTTTGAAGAATCCGATTGGGGAGATCGTTTATATTGTTATAATGCAACTTTTAATGAATTTGCAGAAGAAATAGCAGAAGAGGAAGAAACCTATGATTTAATTGTTTCGAACCCACCATTTTATAATGACGATTTTGAAACTGATGATGCTGCTAGAAATAAAGCACGTTTTACATCTTCACTTTCTTTTGAAGAGCTGATTGTAGGTGTTTCTAAAATATTATCTAAAAACGGGAAGTTTTGTGTGGTGATTCCTTTTAAGGAGGAAGAAAATTTCATCAATCTTACAAAGGGAAATCAATTATTTTTGAATAGAATTTGTCGAGTTCAAGGAAATGAAACTTCTGAAATTAAAAGGTGTCTATTGGAATTTTCTTTTAATGAGTCTGAATTACAAGAAGAAAGTTTGATTATAGAAATTGCACGTCATCAATATACTGAAGATTATATTAATTTGACCAAGGATTTTTATTTGAAAATGTAGGTGTTTAACCGCAAAGGGCGCAAAGATATTATTTCTACTCCGTGAATCTCTGTGAAAAATCTCTGAGCAACTCTGTGTAATAACTAGCGCTATTCTTTTGCATAATTAGGTTTTTTGTCATTCTTCCTCGCAATGACATACGTATGGGTTTTATCCGCAAAAGGCGCAAAGAAAAAGATTTTTACTCTGTGAATCTCCGCGAAAATACTCCGTGCAACTCGGTGTAATAACAACCCTTATCCAACCACATAATTAGGATTATACCCCAAATAAGGAACTTCTTTCTCCGTAAATTTTATTCCGTAATTTTCTAATTCTTTTAAAATAGGTTCATAGACTTCTTTGGTAATTGGTAGTTGCACTCCAGGAGTTTTAATTTCTCCTTTTAAAATTTTTAAAGCAGCAATTGCAACAGGTAAACCTACTGTTTTTGACATGGCTGTATACGTTTGGTTTTCTCCAATTACGGTTAAACTACTTTCTATTTGATGTTTTTCTCCGTTTAATTCATAACCAAAAAGATGTTGCATTACAATCATGTCTTTATCGGCTTCTTGCAAAGTCCAAGAATCTTCTAATATCTTTTGAAGCATTTTAGCTGGAGTAGCATTTACCAAACCAATTTGTTTCTTCGGATTAAAAATATCAAGCTCAATTAGTTTTTCCCACATAACATCATCTTGATCTATTTTAAGGTAAGAACGTAATTTTAATTCCACAGAATCAGAAGG from Polaribacter sejongensis carries:
- a CDS encoding tRNA1(Val) (adenine(37)-N6)-methyltransferase, with protein sequence MKPFKFKEFTVHQDKTAMKVGTDGVLLGAWCSVDDYPDTILDIGAGTGVISLMIAQRSDAMTIDAVEIDENAYEQTVANFEESDWGDRLYCYNATFNEFAEEIAEEEETYDLIVSNPPFYNDDFETDDAARNKARFTSSLSFEELIVGVSKILSKNGKFCVVIPFKEEENFINLTKGNQLFLNRICRVQGNETSEIKRCLLEFSFNESELQEESLIIEIARHQYTEDYINLTKDFYLKM